The window GGACCGCAGCGTGGCCACGGGGTGCCGGCACACCAAGCAGTTCGTCCGCACCGGTCTCGAACGCGGCCTCGCCCTCGTACGGGCCCGCACCGAATCCGGCGCCGGATCTCAGGCGTTCGGCGCCGCCCGCTTCCTCGCCGTCCAGCACGCACAGTGCCCCGGCCCGTGCGCGCTGCACGTCCTCGGAGAGGAGATCGTGGCCGCCGCCGTCGCCGTGGGCGTCCCCGAGGGCTACGCCCGTCGCGCGGTCGCCAATGGCCTTGAGACGGCCGTAGGGCATGCGGCATGAACAAAGCACTCCGAACCCCCATGAACAGCCCTCAGAGCGCCATACAGCTCCCGACGCGGCCGACCGTGGGCGAAGCGAAGGTCGCCGCCCGCAAGGGCGTCCCTCTTGCTGTTCGTTCTGACCCGAGCAGGGACGACGGGCGCCGTCCCGTGGCCTGGCTCCGCATCACCGCGCCGCCGTCCTGGGGCGTCACCCCGTCCGCCCGCTCCTGGTGCACCTGCGGTTACGAGCGCCGTGCCATCGGCCGCGCCGCGGTCCTGCAACTGGTCGCCGCTCACAGTGAACACCGCAACGCATGCCCGCTGTTGAACCCCGTTTCGGAAGGCAGGGCCGCCGCATGACGACCCACGACGCGAACGCGGATCTGTGGGAAGGGTTCGATCACATCGAACCCGAGCAGATCACCGGCCCCGCCTGGGACGAACCCGTTCCCCTCCGGGCCCGCCCACCTCTCCCCGGCTTCCCCGTGGACGTCCTGCCCGACTGGTTGGGCGCCATGGTGCGCGGTGTCGCCGAGGAGACCCAAACCCCGGCGGACCTGGCCGGATGCCTGGCCCTGGCGGTCCTCGCGACCGCTGCTGGCGGGCGGGTCAAGGTGTGCGTACGCGGGCACTGGCGTGAGCCCGTGAACATCTACACCGCCGTCGCTCTGCCCCCCGGAAACCGTAAGTCCGCCGTATTCGACCTCATGGTGAAACCGCTGCTCGATGCGGAGAAGGCCCTGATCGAACTCTCCGGACCCGTAAGGGCGGAGGCCGAGACCCTGGCACGGCTGGCCAAGTCCGCGGCCGAGAAAGCCCAGGGAAAGGCGGCCGGTGCGGAGCCCGAGCACCGCGACACCCTGACCGCCGAAGCCGTCCAACTGGCCCAGGACGCCGACAAGATGCGGATCCCTGCCGAACCGCAGCTCGTGGCGGACGACGTGACGCCGGAGAACGTCGGGACGCTCCTGGATGAGCAGGGCGGGCGGATCTCCTGCCTGAGCGCCGAGGGGGAGCTGTTCGACATCATCGCCGGCCGCTACACGGGCAAGCCCAACATGGGGATGTTCCTCAAGGGCCATGCGGGGGACATGCTCAGGGTCAACCGGCAGGGCCGCAGTGCCCAGCACGTCGACTCACCGGCGGTCACGATCGGTCTGGCGGTGCAGCCGGAAGTTCTGGACGCGCTCAGCCGCATCGACGGAGCCGACGGGCGCGGGCTCCTCGCCCGCTTCCTCTATTCCAAGCCCTTGTCCCTGGTCGGCTCCCGCAACCTGACCCCCGCCCTGCTGGACGAGCAGGTCGCCGCCACCTACGCCAAGCGCCTGGCGGGCCTGACCCTCGCCCTGGCGGACTGGACAGACACCGCCCTCGTCCAGCTCACCCCCGAAGCCGACGCGGTCCTGCTGGCCTTCCAGAAGGTCACCGAGTCGCGTCTCGGTCCGGACGGGAGTTTCGCGCCGATCGTGAAATGGGCGTCCAAGCGGGACGGCGCCGTGGCCCGCATCGCCGGGCTTCTCCACCTCGCCACTCACCCCGAGGACGGCTGGCACAAGCCCATTGAGGCGTCCACCATGGCCGCCGCCACGGAACTGGGCGACTACTTCACCGCGCACGCCCTGGACGTGTTCAGCGTCATGAGCGCCGACCCCGCCCACGAATCCGCAGTGACCGTCCTCGCACAGCTCGTCTCCAGCAACCCCACGCAGTTCACCAAACGCGAGCTGTTCCGGATGCTCCGCCGGGCCGACTTCCCCGCCATCGGCGACCTGGACCCCGCCCTCGCCCTGCTCGAAGAACACGGCTGGATCCGCCAGCAGCCACCGCCCCCGCGCACCGGCCGAGGCGGCCGGCCGCCCTCCCCGCGCTACGAGACCCACCCGCGCATCACCCGCGGAGCCTGACACAACCCCCAGAACGCCGACAGAACTGACACTACCCCCCGCGCAAGCCGTTGACCTGCACGAACGGTCGTGATCGCAGTTTTGACAGAACCCAATTAAAACTCGACAGAACTCCCGACACCACCGCCGGGAGTCCTGTGACAGAACCTCCCCGGCGGGGTTCTGTCAGCAATTAATTCAGTTCTGTCAAAGATCCAGAACACGCCAAAGATGCAGGTCAACGGCCTGCTGGCGAGGTTCTGTCAGTTCTGTCAGCGGATCCCGCTTCCTCGTGAGGAGTCATCGCCACATGAGCACTGCTCCGCGACTGGAACCCCCGGTCCTTCCTCCTGTCTACCTCCCGAGTGACATAGCCAAGGCCCTCCACTGCTCGGAGTGGTGGGTGAAGGAGCAAGCCCGCAAGGGACGCATTCCCTTCACCAAGCTCGCAGGGAGCTACCGGTTCACGGCCGAGCACTTCGCCGAGATCATGCGCATCTTTGAGAGCCGTCCTACCGAAGGGCATGACGTTCCCGCGCCAGCAAAGCAAGCACCCCGGCGCAGGACCATCACAACGGTGGCGTCCGTCCCCTCCCTGAAGGCAAGGACCCCGCGCAGGGCGCGAGGCGCCCGACCGCAGTCCAACGCAGCCTGATCCCGTGTGCCGCTCGGCTCTCCAGCCGGGCGGCACACCCGTTCATAGGAGAACAAGGTGGGTTATGCCGAGAGCCTCGGCAGCTACTGGCGCGGCCGGTACAAGCTCGCGCCGGGCAAGTACGCCACTGTCCGCGATGCCGATGGCGATGCCATCCGCTTCCGGACCAAGGCCGCGGCAAAGAAGGCAGCAGACGCCGAGGAAGCGAAGCTGTTGGCCGGAACGAAGAAGGCGCCTCGTGAGCGGATCACCTTCGGTGCCTACGTCAATCGCTGGTATGCCGCACAAGACTTGGCGGCATCCACCATGCAGAACTACCGGCGCCACATCGAAGAGCACTTGCTCCCCGCATTCGAGGACTTCGCCATTGCCGACATCCTGAGCACCGACATTGCCGCTTGGGAGAAGCGCGAACGCGCGGTGCCCTATGCGGCATCCAGCGTCAAGACGTGGCGGGCGACGCTGCACCTGATCCTCGCCGACGCTGTTGACGAGGGGCTGCGCGACTCCAATCCGGCAACCAAGCGCCGCGGACGAGGGAAGCGTGCTGGCCGCTCACGTAACCGGGGCCCGGAGAAGGCAGTTACGACCGCACTCGGCATCCTGCTGCTCGCCGAGAGAATGGCGCTGCTGTCCGGCCGTGACGACGAGTTCGTTGCTGGCATCCTCAAGGGCTACAGCGGAATGCGCTGGGGCGAGATCGTCGGCCTTGAGCCAGAGTTCGTCCGACCGAAGAGCATCCGCGTGGAGTGGCAGCTCTACGAACTGGACACAGGAGAACTGCACCGCTGCCCGCCCAAGGACGACTCCTACCGCGACATCGACACCCCGGGTTTCCTCGCCTCGCTGCTGGCCAGCCACGTGGCCCGGACGAGACCGAAGCCTTGCGAATGCCATGGACTGGCCTACGTCTTCCGCGGCCATGGAACCGCCAACGGGTCCGTGAGCCGCCCCGGTGCGAAGCTAGTCGACGTGGCGCGCCGCTGCGGCGTATCGACCGGCACCGTCTCCAACGCCCTCAACCGCCCTGATGCCGTGGCGGAGCCGACTCGGCTGAAGGTGCTGGAAGCCGTCAGTGATCTCGGGTACATCCGTAACGCCGCATCGGGGGAGTTGGCTGCTCACTGGCGGCGCTCCGGTTTCGCCACGTGGCTCTTTCGGCCGGCCGCGACGGGGCGGTATCCCGGGCGAGGCAGTCAGGAGGAGCGGCCGGTGCCTGTCGTTGCTGAGCCGTGGCCTGGCATCCCGGCCCGCGGGCGAGGAGCCGCCACTAGGGCTGAGGTGTGCTGGGTGCCGATCGCGCCGGGGCTTACTCCGCACGGCTTGCGCCACACTCACAAGACCCTGATGAGGGAAGTGGGGACCCCGCCAAAGCTCATGGATGAGCGCATGGGGCATGAGGACGGCTCCGTCCAGTCGCGCTATGACCACATCACGCCAGGGATGCGGCAGGCGCTGATGACCGCACTCACCGGGATGTGGGAGGAAGCGTTGGACGCGCGCCGGACCATGAGTCTCGGCTCGCCGGTGACCGCTCTGGATGCGCTGCTAAAAGCTCGCTAGCAGCGCGCTGATCTGGAGGCAGATTCCAAGATCTTCTCCAGGATTTCTCCAGAGAGTCCCTGGAGAACGAGGCAGGCCCGGTGCTGATCTCTCAGCACCGGGCCTGACCTGGTGTTTCACTGTCGGGGTGGCGGGATTTGAACCCACGACCTCTTCGTCCCGAACGAAGCGCGCTGCCAAGCTGCGCTACACCCCGATTGTCACTGCTTGTCGCGGCGACGTCGTTTACTTTAGCCCACCGGGGGCGGGAGACGAAATCCGGTTTTCGGGGCGTCGGTCGGGGCGGTCGGGGCGGCCCCTGCGGGGGTGTACGGGGTCGGGGCGGAGGTGGTCGACGACGATGAGGAGAAGGGCGAGGGCGTAGAAGGCGAGGCCCAGGAGCAGGGCGTTGCCGAGGACGCTCTTGTAGCCGTGGCGGTCGACGTCCAGGAAGGGGTAGAGGTACGGGGCCGGCCAGTCGGGGGTCACCAGGGCGGCTCGGCCGAGCGTGAACGCCAGGAACCCCAGCGGGTAGAGCAGCCAGGCCGCCGCAAGGCTGAGGCGGGGCGGCGCCGGGCGGGTCAGGAACAGCCAGTCCACCACCACCGCGAGCGGGATCGCGGTGTGGAAGGCGACGTCCGTCAACGCGAGCCATCCGGTGGGGGCGGCCGGGGCGCCCGTCGACGTCATCGTCATGGAGAAGGCCGTCGCGTCCCGCGTCAGGACCAGATGGTGGACCAGCGCCGTGATCACTGCGTAGAGAACCGTGCCGACCGTCATCCAGGACGGCAGGGGGCGGCGGGCGGACCACGCGCCGCGGGCCGAAGCGGCGAAGACCAGCGCCACCAGGGCCGTGCTCTGGACAGCGAAGTGGCTGAACGCCCGCAGAGGGCTGCCCAGCGTCATCTCGATCACCACGGCGGCTGTCGCTGCCAGCGCGACCAGGGCGCGGTACACCGCCGCCGGCCGGCGGCGTGTCGGCGTCACCACCGCCGTCGCGGGCACGACGGATTTCACCGGTGCGGGGATGCCCGAGATCGCGGGCAGGTCGGGGATGTCCCTGGGTATCGGTGAGGTCATGCGATCACGCTAGGGCGCCCGGACGAAACGGGCCATTCGTGATGATCCGTACGAGGTGACGCCCACCAGCAATTTCGCCGCCGGGCCGCCGGGCCGCATCGCCTCCCGTGCCGGCCCACGCCCCGCCCGGGCGGCCTCGCGGGCAGCCCCGGCAGTCCTGCCCGCGACTCCCCTTACCCCCCTTACCCCTTCCGTGCCACCAGCGTCAGCAGTGAAGCCTCCGGCGGGCACGCGAACCTCACCGGGGTGTAGCGACTCGTGCCACAGCCGGCCGAGACGTGCAGGTACGCCGTGCGGCCGTCCGCCGTGTGGGTGGAGAGGCCCTTCACGCGGTCCGTGTCGAGGTCGCAGTTGGTGACGAGGGCGCCGTAGAAGGGGATGCAGAGCTGGCCGCCGTGCGTGTGGCCGGCGAGGACGAGGGGGTAGCCGTCGGCGGTGAAGGCGTCGAGGGCGCGGAGATAGGGAGCGTGGACGACGGCCAGGGAGAGATCGGCGGAGTCGGACGGGCCGCCCGCCACCCGGGCGTAGCGGTCCCGCTTGATGTGCGGGTCGTCGAGGCCGGTCAGCTCGACCGACATGCCCTCGATCTTCAGCGTGCCGCGGGTGTTGGTGAGGTTGAGCCAGCCCGCCCCGTCGAAGCCGTCCCGCAGGTCCTCCCACGGGTTGTGGACGGCGCCGACCACCGGCTTGTTGCCGTTCAGCCCGTGGCGGCCCTGGACCTTCTCCAGCAGGTAGCGGGCGGGGTTGCGCAGCGTCGGGCCGTAGTAGTCGTTCGAGCCGAAGACGTACGCGCCCGGCAACTCCATCAAGGGGCCCAGCGCGTCCAGCACCTCGGGGACGCCCTCGGGGTCGGAGAGGTTGTCGCCGGTGTTGATCACGAAATCCGGACGCAGCCCGGCCAGGGAACGCAACCAGCGCTGCTTCTTGCGCTGTCCGCTCACCATGTGGATGTCGGAGACCTGGAGTATGCGCAGCGGTCGCATGCCTGGTGGCAGCACCGGCACCGTCACCCGCCGCAGTCGGAAGGAGCGGGCCTCGATGCCCGCCGCATACACCACACCGGCGGCACCGACCGCCGCGATCCCCAGAGGTACTCCGTATCGCGCTTGCATGTGTCCATCGTGTCAGACCCCGCCGAACCCGAGCGCACGCCTGTGGACAACCGCCGACCACCCGCAACCGATCGTCAAGTCCCCCTGTGGACAACCCACTCCGGACTGTCCACCGACCAGCTCCCGACCGGCAGCCGACCCGCTCCCGCCCCGTAACCGGACTGCAGCCGGCCCGCACCCCGACCAGCAGCCCACCCGCACCCGGCCACGGCCTCACCACGGTCCGACCCCGCCCGCCCTCCACACCCCGCACACCCGCCCCCACCGATCCGTCCCACGGGTCCGCACACACCAGCGAAATCAAGGCGCGCTCCCCACATCACACCTGCGACAATCGGCCCCATGACCACGCTCAAGTCGAAGCTGCAGGAAGACCTCAACGCCGCCATCAGGGAGCGCGACGAGCTCCGCTCCTCGACGCTCCGGCTGACCCTCACCGCGATCACCAAGGAAGAGGTCGCGGGCAAGGAGAAGCGCGAGCTGTCCGACGACGAGGTGCTCAAGGTGATCACCAAGGAGGCGAAGAAGCGCCGCGAGGCCGCGGACGCCTTCGCCCAGGGCGGTCGCCCCGAGTCGGCCGAGCGGGAGAAGGCGGAAGGCGCGTTTCTCGCCGAGTACCTGCCCAAGCAGCTGTCCGACGAGGAGCTGAAGCAGATCGTCGTCCAGGCCGTCGAGGAGGCCCGGGCCGCCGGTGCCGAGGGCCCGCGCGCGATGGGCCAGGTCATGAAGATCGTCAACCCGAAGGTGGCCGGACTCGCCGAGGGCGGCCGGGTCGCCGCCATCGTCAAGCAGCAGCTCATGGGCGCCTGAGCAGCCCTCCGGACCCGGCTCCCGCTCCCGCGGCAGCCCTCCGGACCCGGCTCCCGCTCCCGCGCGCCGCAGCACAGCAACAACGGCGGTGGGGCGCCCCTTCTCAAGGGGCGCCCCACCGCCGTATTCATGTCAGGTCGCCGGTGACGTCACGCTCGCCGCCACCGCGGCTCGTCAGCCGAAGCCGCCGCCATTGCCGTTCCCGTTGTTCCCGCCGTTCGTCTGCCCCTGGATCCAGTTCTCCGGGATGCTGAACTCCGGGGTCGGGAACCTGGTGTCTCCGTCGATGCCACCGATGAAGCCGCCGCCGTCGCCGCGGTCGTCACCGTTGCCGTTGTCGTCGTTGCCACCGTTGCCGTTCCCGCGGCCGTCGTTGTCGCTGTCGTTGTCGTCGTCCTGCTCGCGGGGCCGGTCCTCGGGGAGGTAGACCTTGTTGAAGTCGGGACGGGGCTTGCCCTCCAGCGCACCGGACATCATGTCGCGCCAGATCGGGCCGGGGACCTTTCCGCCGAAGACCTTGCCGTAGCCCACGCCGCCGATGGTGATGTTCACCATCTGGCGCTCGTGCGCGGGGTCGCCCACCCAGACGGCGCCGGCCATGTTCGGGGTGTAGCCCACGAACCAGGCCGCGTAACGGCCGTCCGTCGTACCGGTCTTACCGGCGCTGGGACGGCTGGGGCCGAGGCCGGCCTCCGTACCCGTACCGTCCTCGACCACGCCCTTGAGCAGGGCGCTGATGGTGTCGGCGGTGTTCTCGGACATGGCGCGCGAGCACGTCGACTTCGGGACCTCCAGCGACTTCGACTTGTCGCCGACCCGCTGGGTGATGGACTCGATGGCGACCGGCGTGCAGTACATACCGCGCGCGGCGAAGGTCGCGTACGCGTTCGCCATGGTCAGCGGGGACATCTCCTGCGTGCCGAGAGCTATCGACGGCGCCTGGTCGATCTTGCGGCCGTCGGCCCGCTCGACGCCCATCTTCTTGGCCATCTTCGTCACCGGGCAGATGCCGATGTCCGCGATCATCTGCACGAAGTAGGTGTTGACCGACAGTGCGGTCGCCTTCCGCAGGGAGTACGGGCCGACCTCGCTCGCGCTCTCGTTCTCGAGCTCCGCGGCGCTGCTGCCGGTTCCGTTGCGCCAGCTGCCGCCGCCGCAGACGGAGATCGGGCTCGGGTAGGCCATCTTGTACGGCGCGGAGTAGACCTTCCCCGGGGACATGCCGCCTTCGAGGGCCGCCGCGGCGACGATCGGCTTGAACGTCGAACCCGGCTGGTAGCCCGCTCCGCCGCCCATGGACTCGTTCACCGAGAGGTTTATCGACGTCTCGTTCTTCTTGGTGTCGAGACCGTACGGCCTCGACTGCCCCATGGCGAGGATCTTGCCGGTGCCGGGCTCCACGATGGTGGCGGCCGTGGCGACCTCGTCCTTCTGGTAGACGTGCCGCTTGACGGAAGCCTGGACCGACTTCTGGGCCTTCGGGTCCATCGTCGTCCGGATCGTCAGGCCGCCCTGGTTCCAGATCTTGGCCCGGTCCTCCTTGGACTTGCCGAAGATCGGGGTGTTCAGGAACACCTCACGCACGTAGTCGCAGAAGAAACCAGCGCCCTTGACCGCCGTGATGCAGCCGTTCTTCGGCTTCCTGATGTCGAGGCCGAGCGGCTTCTTGGCGGCCTTGTCCGCCTCCGCCTGCGAGATGTCGCCGAGATCGGCCATGCGCTGCAGCACGGTGTTGCGCCGCTTGGTGGCTTCCTGTGGGTCGTTCACCGGGTCGTACCGGCTGGGCGACTGCACGATTCCGGCGAGGAGCGCGGCCTCCTCCACATCCAGGTCCTTGGCGGACTTGGAGAAGTAACGCTGGGACGCGGCCTCGACGCCGTACGCCTGCTGGCCGAAGAACGTGATGTTCAGGTAGTTCTCGAGGATCTTCTTCTTGCCGAGTTCCTCTTCGAGCTGGATCGCTTTCTTCAGCTCGTTGATCTTCCGGCCGAGGGTCTGCTGGGTGGCCTGGGCGACCAGCGTCGGGTCGTCGCCGGCCTCCTCCACCGCCACGTTCTTCACCAGTTGCTGCGTCAGCGTGGACGCGCCCTGGGCGACCCCGCCCTCCCGCGCGTTCCGGTTGAGCGCGCGCAGAACGCCCTTCAGGTCGATCGCGCCGTGCTGGTAGAACCGGGCGTCCTCGATGGCGATGATCGCCTGCTGCATGTAGGGCGAGATCTCCTTGAGATCGACCACCGTACGGTCGCGGCTGTACACCGTGGCGATCAAGTCGCCCTTGCTGTCGAGGATCGTGGTGCGCTGGCTCAGCGGTGGCTGCTTGAGGTTGGCGGGGAGCTCGTCGAACCCCTCGACGGAACCCTTGGCCGCCAGCCCCAGGGCGCCGACCGCGGGCAGGGCGATGCCCGCCATGACGGCACCGGCGAGCACGCTGACACCTAGGAACTTGGCGGCCTGCTGTGTGGGGGACAGACCACCACCCGAGCGCTTGTTTGGCATGAGGGCAGCCTAATCCGTAGCGAGGACCGTTCCGAAGGAGCAGGTGGGTCCAGAGGGGTACGGGTGCCGGATCGTGACATCCGGTGTCCGCGCGACGGGCGCATGCGCGCGCTGACGCCTCCCGAAATCGGGCGCGCCACGAGAAGCCCGGCACGAGAAGCCCGGCACGAGAACCCCGGCACGAAACCGACGCGAAAGTCGGGCACGAAACCGACGCGAAAGCCGGGAGAACATGAACGGTTGTCTACGTTCCCATTCGCCGGACACGCGCGCAGGCGTTGGCCTAAGCTGCTCTCAACTGTCACAGCCGTAGGGCCCTTGTATCAAGTACGTCCAGCGAGCCCGAATCGTTCTGACGTTCTTCCGATTTTTTTCGGGTGCCGTGTCCGAATACGCCTCGTGTGTCATTCGGTGTCCGTTGTGACGCATGTCAACCGTCCCGATCTGCCGGGATAGTCACGTATGTCCTCAGGTCACTCCCGCGGGTGATCTGCCGCTTACGCATAGTCCGTTCGGGCCATTCAAGATTGGGCCCGAAGGGGGTGTTGCGCTGTGCCCACCTTCCGTAACGTCCTCAACTGGCGGCGGTGAATATGCCGCTGCCGCCGTGGGGGAGCCTCGATTCGGGAGAGGACGGCGCCGGTATGGGCTGGGTAACCGACTGGAGTGCGCAGGCTGCCTGCCGCACTACCGATCCGGATGAACTGTTCGTTCAAGGAGCAGCGCAGAACAGGGCCAAGGCGGTGTGCACCGGATGCCCGGTGCGTACGGAGTGCCTGGCGGACGCGTTGGACAACCGCGTCGAGTTCGGCGTGTGGGGAGGAATGACGGAGCGTGAGCGCCGCGCGTTGCTGCGCAGGCGTCCGACCGTCACGTCGTGGCGCAGGCTGCTGGAGACCGCGCGCACGGAGTACGAGCGTGGCGCGGGCATTCTGCCCCTCGACGATGACGAGATCTACGAGAACTACGCGGCGGTGAGCTGAGGGCGACGGCCCCCTTCCGAACCACGTCGGTCGAGGGCGCCCTTGAGGTGTCGGCGCGTCGGGCAGGTGTGCCGGCTCTCGGGTGCCCCGAGGCGTGGAGCAACGGACGGGCTACGGTCCGGGTTTGACCGATCGGAATCCGACGGGTGCGACGCATCCGGCCGATCCGGCGATCCTGCCGATCGGTTCTGGCCGCGGTCCGATCCTTGGCCGCGATGCGATCCCTGGCCGGGTCGCGACGACCGTCGCGAGGTCTCGGCGGGACGTGCGGCCCTCGGACAGTCGTCGTTCCCGCGGTGAGCACCGGCCGGACCCCGCGGACGCACGGGCCTGCGGCCCTCGGAACCGGCGGTCGCTGGACGGCTGGACGGCTGGACGACAGAGCCGGACGACTGGACGACAGAATCGGCCGGCGTCCGACCCTACGGCTGCCGCGGCTGGAGACCGGTCGTCCGGCAGCCGTTCAGTCGTCAGAGGTGGGCAGCTCCGGCCTTATGGCCGCGAGCCGGTTGCCGATGTCTCGCAGACCTACCAGGTCATGGACATCACCGGGGAGCGCGGCCACCTCGGCCACGGCCACCTCGGGATGCAGCGCGGCGAAGCGATCACGCGTGCGCTGCTCGCGGGAGAGCAGTCGCATCCGCTCGGCATGCAACCTGAGCAGGCCTGACGTGAGCTGTTCCACGGTTGGATCCGGGGCGGGGGAGCCGTCCTCGGTGCCGTTCGTGGTGGGAGAGCCTGGACTGGCTGAACTGCCTGGGCTGTCTGCACTGTCGGAACTGGCTGAACTGCCTTGCGTTTCGGGAGAGTTACGGACTGCCTTCCCGTCCGTCTGATCCACAATGCGGGGCTCGTCAAGATTTTCCGCGGCGGCGAGCGCGCGCTCGGCGGACAGCTGGGCCGCGCCGCTGCCGTGCACCCGGTTGAGCACCAGCCCGGCCAGCGGCATGTCCTCGGCCGCCAGCCGCTCCACGAAGTACGCCGCCTCGCGCAGCGCGTCCCGCTCCGGCGCGGCCACCACGAGGAAGGCCGTGCCGGGCGCCTGGAGCAGCTTGTACGTGGCGTCCGCGCGTGTACGGAAGCCGCCGAACATGGAGTCCATGGCGGCCACGAACGTCTGCACGTCCCTCAGCAGTTGACCGCCGAGGAGTTTGCCGAGGGCGCCCGTCATCATCGACATGCCGACGTTCAGGAACTTCATGCCGGCCCGCCCGCCGACCTTCGCCGGCGCCAGCAGGACACGGATCAGCTTGCCGTCGAGGAACGAGCCGAGCCGCTTCGGGGCGTCCAGGAAGTCCAGCGCCGAGCGGGACGGAGGCGTGTCGACGATGATCAGGTCCCACTCGTCCCGGGCTCGCAACTGGCCCAGCTTCTCCATCGCCATGTACTCCTGCGTGCCCGCGAAGCCCGCCGAGAGCGACTGGTAGAAGGGGTTGCCCAGGATCGCGGAGGCCCGGTCGGGGTCCGCGTGCGCCTCGACGATCTCGTCGAAGGTGCGCTTCATGTCGAGCATCATGGCGTGCAGTTCGCCGTCCCCGTCGATGCCCTTCACCCGCCGCGGGGTGTTGTCCAGCGAGTCGATCCCCATGGACTGGGCGAGCCGCCGGGCCGGGTCGATGGTCAGCACGACCACCTTGCGACCGCGCTCGGCGGCCCGTACCCCGAGCGCCGCTGCCGTGGTCGTCTTGCCCACCCCGCCGGCGCCGCAGCACACCACGATGCGGGTCCGTGGGTCGTCGAGCAGGGGGTCGACCGCGAGCGGGCGGGCCGAGCCGATTACCCGGTGTCCGTCGTGGGAGGGGGCCGCGTCGTGCGTGGTGGCCGGGTCCGGAGTCATGAGATCCCTTGCTGACGCAGTTCCGTGGCCAGTTCGTACAGGCCCGCCAGATCCATTCCCTCGGCGAGCAACGGCAGTTCGTGCAGCGGCAGGCCCAGCTCGCCCAGTACGCCCCGCTGTTCGTGCTCCAGGGTGTACCGCTCGGCGTACTCCTCGGCCTGCGCGAGCAGCGGCTCGACCAGGCGTTCGGCGGTGCCCCCGCGCCGCGCGCCGCCCAGCCCCGCCGTGGAGAGCGACTTGGCGACGGCCGTACGCGGCACCGCGCGCGCGAACTCCAGCTCGTCGGCGTCCAGCACCTCGGGCCGCACCATGTTGACGATGATCCGTCCCACCGGCAGCTTCGCGGCCCGCAGCTCGGCGATGCCGTCCGCCGTCTCCTGGACGGGCATCTCCTCCAGCAGCGTCACCAGGTGGACGGCCGTGTCGGGGGATTTCAGGACCCGCATGACGGCCTGGGCCTGATTGTGTATCGGGCCGATCTTGGCCAGGCCCGCCACCTCGTCGTTGACGTTCAGGAAGCGGGTGATGCGTCCGGTGGGCGGCGCGTCCATCACCACGTGGTCGTACGTGAACCGCCCGCTCTTCTCCTTGCGGCGTACCGCCTCGCAGGCCTTGCCGGTCAGCAGCACGTCCCGGAGGCCGGGCGCGACGGTGGTGGCGAAGTCGATGGCGCCGAGCTTCTTCAGAGCCCGGCCCGCGCCGCCCAGCTTGTAGAACATCTGGAGGTAGTCCAGGAGGGCCAGTTCGGGGTCGATGGCCAGCGCGTACACCTCCCCGCCCCCGGGTGCCACCGCGATCTTCCGCTCCTCGTACGGCAGTGCCTCCGCCTCGAAGAGCTGCGCGATGCCCTGTCTGCCCTCGACCTCGACCAGGAGGGTGCGTTTCCCCTCGGTCGCGAGGGCGAGCGCGAGTGCGGCGGCGACCGTGGTTTTTCCGGTCCCGCCCTTGCCGCTGACGACCTGGAGCCTGCTCACGTATTCGAGCCTAACCAGTCGACGCTCGGCGTACGCGGG is drawn from Streptomyces bottropensis ATCC 25435 and contains these coding sequences:
- a CDS encoding transglycosylase domain-containing protein, with amino-acid sequence MPNKRSGGGLSPTQQAAKFLGVSVLAGAVMAGIALPAVGALGLAAKGSVEGFDELPANLKQPPLSQRTTILDSKGDLIATVYSRDRTVVDLKEISPYMQQAIIAIEDARFYQHGAIDLKGVLRALNRNAREGGVAQGASTLTQQLVKNVAVEEAGDDPTLVAQATQQTLGRKINELKKAIQLEEELGKKKILENYLNITFFGQQAYGVEAASQRYFSKSAKDLDVEEAALLAGIVQSPSRYDPVNDPQEATKRRNTVLQRMADLGDISQAEADKAAKKPLGLDIRKPKNGCITAVKGAGFFCDYVREVFLNTPIFGKSKEDRAKIWNQGGLTIRTTMDPKAQKSVQASVKRHVYQKDEVATAATIVEPGTGKILAMGQSRPYGLDTKKNETSINLSVNESMGGGAGYQPGSTFKPIVAAAALEGGMSPGKVYSAPYKMAYPSPISVCGGGSWRNGTGSSAAELENESASEVGPYSLRKATALSVNTYFVQMIADIGICPVTKMAKKMGVERADGRKIDQAPSIALGTQEMSPLTMANAYATFAARGMYCTPVAIESITQRVGDKSKSLEVPKSTCSRAMSENTADTISALLKGVVEDGTGTEAGLGPSRPSAGKTGTTDGRYAAWFVGYTPNMAGAVWVGDPAHERQMVNITIGGVGYGKVFGGKVPGPIWRDMMSGALEGKPRPDFNKVYLPEDRPREQDDDNDSDNDGRGNGNGGNDDNGNGDDRGDGGGFIGGIDGDTRFPTPEFSIPENWIQGQTNGGNNGNGNGGGFG
- the wblA gene encoding transcriptional regulator WblA; protein product: MGWVTDWSAQAACRTTDPDELFVQGAAQNRAKAVCTGCPVRTECLADALDNRVEFGVWGGMTERERRALLRRRPTVTSWRRLLETARTEYERGAGILPLDDDEIYENYAAVS
- a CDS encoding ArsA family ATPase, whose translation is MTPDPATTHDAAPSHDGHRVIGSARPLAVDPLLDDPRTRIVVCCGAGGVGKTTTAAALGVRAAERGRKVVVLTIDPARRLAQSMGIDSLDNTPRRVKGIDGDGELHAMMLDMKRTFDEIVEAHADPDRASAILGNPFYQSLSAGFAGTQEYMAMEKLGQLRARDEWDLIIVDTPPSRSALDFLDAPKRLGSFLDGKLIRVLLAPAKVGGRAGMKFLNVGMSMMTGALGKLLGGQLLRDVQTFVAAMDSMFGGFRTRADATYKLLQAPGTAFLVVAAPERDALREAAYFVERLAAEDMPLAGLVLNRVHGSGAAQLSAERALAAAENLDEPRIVDQTDGKAVRNSPETQGSSASSDSADSPGSSASPGSPTTNGTEDGSPAPDPTVEQLTSGLLRLHAERMRLLSREQRTRDRFAALHPEVAVAEVAALPGDVHDLVGLRDIGNRLAAIRPELPTSDD
- a CDS encoding ArsA family ATPase, whose protein sequence is MSRLQVVSGKGGTGKTTVAAALALALATEGKRTLLVEVEGRQGIAQLFEAEALPYEERKIAVAPGGGEVYALAIDPELALLDYLQMFYKLGGAGRALKKLGAIDFATTVAPGLRDVLLTGKACEAVRRKEKSGRFTYDHVVMDAPPTGRITRFLNVNDEVAGLAKIGPIHNQAQAVMRVLKSPDTAVHLVTLLEEMPVQETADGIAELRAAKLPVGRIIVNMVRPEVLDADELEFARAVPRTAVAKSLSTAGLGGARRGGTAERLVEPLLAQAEEYAERYTLEHEQRGVLGELGLPLHELPLLAEGMDLAGLYELATELRQQGIS